From a single Pelodiscus sinensis isolate JC-2024 chromosome 4, ASM4963464v1, whole genome shotgun sequence genomic region:
- the LRRC55 gene encoding leucine-rich repeat-containing protein 55, translating into MGPGCTWLWGEGPQSRCASAMLLAPFLVAVATAFSGACASCPVLCICRSQVVDCSGQRLFSVPPDLPLDTRNLSLAHNRIATIPPGYLTCYAELRVLDLRNNSLVELPAGLFLTAKRLVHLDLSYNNFSHVAANMFQEAHGLARIDLSHNPWLRKVHPQAFRGLAQLRDLDLSYGGLSFLSLEALEGLPGLVTLQIGGNPWVCGCTMEPLLKWLRNRIQHCSSDSQLAECRAPPEVEGAPLFSLTEESFKACHLTLTLDDYLFIAFVGFVVSIASVATNFLLGITANCCHRWSKASEDEEI; encoded by the exons ATGGGCCCAGGTTGCACCTGGCTGTGGGGCGAGGGGCCCCagtcccgctgtgcctctgccatgCTCCTGGCCCCCTTCCTGGTTGCCGTGGCCACGGCCTTCTCTGGAGCCTGTGCCAGCTGCCCCGTCCTCTGCATCTGCCGCAGCCAGGTGGTGGATTGCAGCGGGCAGCGGCTCTTCTCGGTGCCTCCCGACCTGCCCCTAGACACCCGCAACCTGAGCCTGGCACATAACCGCATCGCCACCATCCCCCCGGGCTACCTCACCTGCTACGCTGAGTTGAGGGTGCTGGACCTCCGGAATAACTCCCTGGTGGAGCTGCCGGCTGGGCTCTTCCTGACCGCCAAGCGGCTGGTCCACCTGGACCTAAGCTACAACAACTTCAGCCACGTAGCCGCCAACATGTTCCAGGAGGCCCACGGCCTGGCGAGGATCGACCTGAGCCACAACCCGTGGCTGCGAAAGGTGCACCCCCAGGCTTTCCGGGGGCTGGCCCAGCTACGGGACCTAGACCTCAGCTACGGGGGACTGTCTTTCCTCAGCCTGGAAGCCCTGGAAGGTCTCCCGGGGCTGGTGACCCTGCAGATTGGGGGCAACCCCTGGGTGTGTGGCTGCACCATGGAGCCGCTCCTGAAATGGCTGAGGAACCGCATCCAGCACTGCTCCTCAG ATTCCCAGCTGGCCGAGTGCCGGGCCCCACCCGAAGTGGAGGGCGCCCCTTTGTTCTCGCTGACAGAGGAGAGTTTCAAGGCCTGCCACTTGACCTTGACTTTGGACGATTACCTCTTCATTGCCTTTGTGGGATTCGTGGTCTCCATTGCCTCCGTGGCCACCAACTTCCTGCTGGGAATCACCGCCAACTGCTGTCACCGCTGGAGCAAGGCCAGCGAGGACGAGGAGATATAG